From a single Rhizobium lusitanum genomic region:
- a CDS encoding sugar phosphate isomerase/epimerase family protein, protein MTFTTDLVDRFAVSTWSLHRALGGTYPYKPGGTQTPERQPTYGEGSVELIDLPKKFVERGIFRMEICSFHLPSLSAAYISDLRQAFETAGVKIQTLLIEEGDLSNPETAERDADWMAGWIEIAVALGAENMRVIAGKEQPTDEALSRAEMHLRRLAEQLSGTGVRLVIENWFSLLPGPVEVNRVIDALDGKLGLNGDFGNWQGPGKYADLAKIMGRAELCHAKAHYSETGLDAEDYIRCVELSNVAGYKGPFTLIYDSSFHDNEWSGILEERDCIAGVLRKAAAAA, encoded by the coding sequence ATGACTTTCACAACAGATCTGGTGGATCGTTTTGCCGTTTCCACATGGTCGTTGCACCGTGCACTTGGTGGCACTTATCCTTACAAGCCTGGTGGAACGCAAACGCCTGAGCGCCAGCCAACCTATGGCGAAGGATCGGTAGAGTTGATTGATCTCCCGAAAAAATTCGTCGAACGTGGCATCTTCCGCATGGAGATATGCTCGTTTCATTTGCCGAGTCTCTCGGCCGCTTACATTTCTGACCTGCGTCAGGCCTTTGAGACAGCGGGCGTGAAGATACAGACGCTGCTGATCGAAGAAGGGGATCTCAGCAATCCCGAGACGGCCGAACGCGATGCTGATTGGATGGCGGGCTGGATCGAGATTGCAGTTGCGCTCGGCGCTGAAAATATGCGCGTGATCGCCGGCAAGGAGCAGCCGACTGATGAGGCATTGAGCCGGGCGGAGATGCACCTCCGTCGGCTGGCCGAACAATTGTCAGGAACCGGCGTCCGCCTCGTCATTGAAAACTGGTTTTCGCTGCTGCCGGGGCCTGTCGAGGTCAATCGGGTGATTGATGCTCTGGACGGCAAACTCGGTCTCAACGGTGATTTTGGTAATTGGCAAGGTCCGGGGAAATATGCCGATCTGGCAAAGATCATGGGGCGTGCCGAGCTATGCCATGCCAAGGCGCATTATTCGGAAACGGGTCTTGATGCCGAGGACTATATTCGTTGTGTCGAGCTCTCCAATGTTGCCGGCTATAAAGGCCCGTTCACATTGATCTACGATTCTTCATTCCACGACAACGAATGGTCCGGCATTCTGGAAGAGCGAGATTGCATCGCCGGCGTGTTGCGGAAGGCTGCCGCCGCAGCGTGA
- a CDS encoding NAD(P)H-dependent flavin oxidoreductase, giving the protein MRHWPDTRILDLFGISLPIIQAPMAGATSPAMVVAVSEAGGLGSLPSAQYNVEQLRVALDTIRSATKKPINVNFFAHTMPEIDLGRQTEWRTRLAPYYIEAGLDPAAPVPAGGRAPFDSFFCEVVEAYRPEIVSFHFGLPDMELVRRVKATGAKIISSATTVAEARWLADRGVDAVIAMGFEAGGHRGNFLTKDMATQVGTMALVPQIVDAVKIPVIAAGGIGDGRGIVAAFALGACAVQIGTSYLFTPEAKIPAVHRAALEHAGDDSTALTNVFTGRPARGVMNRIMREVGPLTDIAPAFPTAGGALAPLRAKAEATGSGDFTNLWSGQSARLTQPLPSSELTIGLANEAIALIKRLAER; this is encoded by the coding sequence ATGAGGCACTGGCCAGACACCCGGATCCTTGATCTATTTGGCATCAGCCTTCCCATCATCCAGGCGCCGATGGCTGGAGCGACGTCGCCGGCGATGGTTGTTGCGGTCAGCGAGGCGGGTGGGCTCGGATCTCTGCCAAGTGCGCAATACAATGTCGAACAGTTACGCGTAGCGCTCGATACGATACGATCGGCCACGAAAAAGCCGATCAATGTGAATTTCTTCGCACATACCATGCCGGAGATTGATCTTGGGCGGCAAACAGAATGGCGAACGCGGCTTGCGCCTTACTACATTGAGGCTGGTCTCGACCCGGCCGCGCCGGTTCCTGCTGGCGGCCGGGCGCCATTCGACAGCTTTTTCTGCGAAGTCGTCGAGGCCTATCGGCCTGAGATTGTCAGCTTTCATTTCGGGTTGCCGGATATGGAGCTGGTTCGACGGGTAAAGGCCACGGGAGCGAAGATCATCTCCTCGGCAACCACCGTGGCGGAGGCGCGGTGGCTTGCCGATCGCGGTGTCGATGCGGTGATTGCCATGGGCTTCGAGGCGGGTGGCCATCGCGGTAATTTCCTGACTAAGGACATGGCGACACAGGTGGGCACGATGGCACTGGTGCCGCAGATTGTTGATGCCGTCAAAATTCCCGTTATCGCTGCAGGCGGCATCGGGGACGGACGCGGGATAGTGGCCGCTTTCGCGCTGGGTGCTTGCGCGGTGCAGATCGGTACCAGCTATCTGTTCACGCCCGAGGCAAAGATTCCTGCGGTTCATCGGGCGGCCTTGGAGCATGCTGGTGATGATAGTACCGCTTTGACCAATGTCTTCACCGGCCGGCCGGCGAGGGGTGTCATGAACCGCATCATGCGCGAGGTTGGGCCGCTCACGGATATTGCGCCAGCATTTCCGACGGCCGGCGGTGCGTTGGCGCCGCTGCGTGCCAAGGCGGAGGCGACCGGCTCCGGTGATTTTACCAATCTCTGGTCCGGCCAGTCCGCTAGGTTGACGCAGCCACTTCCGTCGTCCGAGCTCACCATCGGTCTGGCGAATGAGGCCATCGCACTCATCAAGAGGCTGGCCGAGCGTTGA
- a CDS encoding DUF4376 domain-containing protein: MAGAAFWLGRQQIYNVPDYWLALAAKITSGLDVADKDAILDQLSKSETALVDAAGDWPETPETLLAVVAGWSPEPVAVDLYAYAATKRYTIETGGIVINGMSVMTDRASQSLITGAYNYVDANPDITVQFKTTAGFVELTATQVKAVANAVAAHVQASFAAEGAIDQQIIADTITTTAEIEAFAWPSNS, from the coding sequence ATGGCCGGCGCCGCGTTCTGGCTCGGCCGCCAGCAGATCTACAATGTCCCCGATTACTGGCTTGCGCTCGCTGCCAAGATCACGTCCGGCCTCGATGTTGCCGACAAGGATGCGATCCTTGATCAGCTGAGCAAGTCGGAAACCGCGCTGGTCGACGCGGCCGGCGACTGGCCCGAAACCCCGGAAACCCTGCTTGCCGTCGTTGCCGGCTGGTCTCCGGAGCCTGTCGCGGTCGATCTCTACGCTTATGCCGCGACGAAGCGCTATACAATCGAAACGGGTGGCATTGTCATCAACGGCATGTCTGTCATGACCGATAGGGCGAGCCAATCACTGATCACCGGCGCTTATAATTACGTCGATGCCAATCCCGATATCACCGTGCAGTTCAAGACGACAGCTGGTTTCGTCGAGTTGACAGCCACTCAGGTCAAGGCGGTTGCCAATGCGGTCGCCGCTCACGTCCAGGCAAGCTTTGCCGCCGAAGGTGCGATTGATCAGCAGATTATCGCCGACACGATCACCACGACGGCGGAGATCGAAGCCTTCGCATGGCCGTCGAATAGTTGA
- a CDS encoding phage tail protein produces the protein MLWEEPHPDGRGYPVQQYRVSGKDYLWIKFLDGTQSGPDAFLTAKFGTDPDRPWKSTMIGLGCQVVILTARYNTDLFSGIPSGLYQPHPVPLYDIRKDPSAGGNGAHRWDNPATWEPTSNPATMIYNLARGVYYGSEWVYGGQNIAAFSLPAANWMAAANACDAAVTLDDGSKEPAFRAGYEVQCDQQPLDVISELLKGCNGRMAEVGGVFKMLISTPGGAIYSFSDDDIIVTEEQDFQPFPSLSDTYNAIEATYPEPGEKWATKDAPGRYNADLEVLDGDRRLPAQIQFPAVPFANQVQRVGLAMIQDYRRFRVHQISLPPDAYPLEPNDVVSWTSARNGYAEKKFLVVKVEPQVNFLTVVTLKEVDPADYDWHSGLQLPTAIGWIGSITPPSQPMTGWTVEPGTVKDAGGIARRPAIKISCASDMDDVERVWVQVRLKETGDVVFDSDSTRYELPFSWLISGQWTLPNTDYEARGRYIPKSNRATDWSAWLTVKTPNILISTVDILDDAITAAKIADAAVIASKIMDEAVTNLKLADAAVSTAKLQVAAVTAEVLADQAVIAAKIADGAINTAKFAAGLKPVEVVTSLPTTGNVEGRQAYLTTDGKLYRYHSGAWIATVDADDIDGTLGNAQIESLAASKITGQLTDAQIAAVAAAKVTGTLVSTQIADAAITNAKLAALAVDAAKLADGSVIAAKIADAAVTANKIASATIDATKFVSSIKTIEIVATLPSTGNVEGRTVYLTTDDKIYRYTGSAWISSVPSTDITGQLTDAQLAAISAAKLTGQITGTQITDGAISTPKLAAGAVTANEIAAGAIIAGKIAAGTVTATEIASGSVTTAKLAAGAVTANELAANSVVAGKLAAGAVTATQIAASAITADKLASNSVTTDALAVGSGNNLLQNVNFMSGLDCWLATTSGTIPGQTFAIRPATQTYAGPGQPTLMVFQNSAPTGSGYFTDVHWVNPAAPQFSVDLLKYGVPCVPGESFEATAYLSAHRCTASIRIEWRNAAGSAISSTVAASNVGIQGDSAAPDNWTRYRAVGVAPAGAVCAAILIRKTETDTGQTNSYMFVNKPMLCRIPAGATEVTPWSDGSVVLITNGGIVANAVTADKIAAGAITANAIAANSITATQLMLADFENMIQDGNFEQGQWATIWTIGGGTAPANFYLSTADSLTGKNSMVLDSITVGGPAVQKTFTSLAAIPVEAGTTLAWEIATRTSDGSSATGLYYRIFWYDKDLVALTTPAQTDALNNNPINSTWTVQSGRLSVPALAKYCRVRIYLNTGSTTRYLMIDRISLRKAEAANLIVDGSISAVAIAAGAITTAKLAAGAITASTIATDAVTTAAILAGSVTTAKIATGAITAGTIAAGAVTAGKLAANSVTAGNIAANAVVAGTIAAGAITATELAANSVTAQKLVIQDWENLFPDNQMQTTAAWPVLSSNTVINPATAQAFTSKGSIDYTYAGGSGYGNAAQGGFFPVVIGQQYFASMQAIRTSGTTMNIWLRVGWFDEAGTNLVATPYTTIFTGQTATAGVQSFSAAMTAPAGAVQARLYIYIQLSNTDGNISFGGASFLRQANANLIVDGAISAVKIAANAVTAGKIAANAVTAGTIAAGAVTATTIAAGTITGDKLAANTIGANQIAANAITAKSLVLTDFSNIADNGWQTGVIDGWVTQNLQNFYFDSNNVASSGYVLQSLGRDCGRSNPIAVSPGESYAFDVWVFNTDANTANVIAMTSTPSGVNNFAFIASTSTKNNWVRLQAKFTVPAGNVMLAMLLQVDRTAGTGSSCYWSKPIMRRAVSAELIVDGAITANAIAANAITAGMIQAGAISTDKLTVGGVTYNNIALGSVGRSFARAFSSGAIGAWTDITSWTVDNASPSAVMTNFSITLATNGGGSSSGNTGYVRLYNVTEGTIVWQYAVFASQGNQNQNSGNYLVQVEPQPASPRVSTYVIQATSISSCSGAVYQTWSYR, from the coding sequence GTGCTCTGGGAGGAGCCGCATCCCGACGGACGCGGCTATCCGGTGCAGCAATATCGTGTTAGCGGCAAAGATTATCTCTGGATCAAGTTCCTTGATGGAACGCAATCTGGCCCCGATGCCTTCTTGACGGCGAAATTCGGCACCGATCCGGATCGCCCTTGGAAATCGACCATGATCGGCCTCGGCTGCCAGGTCGTCATCCTCACCGCCCGCTACAACACCGACCTTTTCTCCGGAATTCCCTCCGGCCTCTATCAACCGCATCCTGTCCCGCTCTACGACATCCGCAAGGACCCGTCGGCCGGCGGCAATGGCGCGCATCGCTGGGATAATCCCGCCACCTGGGAGCCTACCAGCAATCCGGCAACGATGATCTACAATCTGGCGCGCGGCGTCTATTACGGCTCGGAATGGGTCTATGGCGGCCAGAACATCGCCGCCTTCTCCTTGCCGGCCGCAAACTGGATGGCGGCCGCAAATGCCTGTGACGCAGCGGTAACGCTCGACGATGGCAGCAAAGAACCGGCCTTCCGCGCCGGCTATGAAGTCCAGTGCGACCAACAGCCGCTTGATGTTATCTCCGAACTCTTGAAAGGCTGCAACGGCCGCATGGCCGAAGTCGGCGGTGTCTTCAAGATGCTGATCAGCACGCCCGGCGGCGCCATCTATTCCTTTTCCGATGACGATATCATCGTGACGGAGGAGCAGGATTTCCAGCCTTTCCCGTCGCTCTCAGATACTTACAATGCCATTGAGGCGACCTATCCGGAGCCTGGCGAAAAATGGGCAACCAAGGATGCGCCTGGGCGCTACAATGCTGATCTGGAGGTTCTGGATGGCGACCGCCGCTTACCGGCGCAAATCCAGTTCCCGGCCGTGCCCTTTGCCAATCAGGTACAGCGCGTCGGCCTGGCGATGATCCAGGACTATCGGCGCTTCCGCGTGCATCAGATATCGTTGCCGCCGGACGCCTATCCGCTGGAGCCGAACGACGTCGTCTCCTGGACCTCAGCACGCAACGGCTATGCGGAAAAGAAATTCCTGGTCGTCAAGGTTGAGCCGCAGGTGAACTTCCTGACGGTCGTCACGCTGAAGGAAGTCGATCCCGCCGACTATGATTGGCATAGCGGCCTGCAATTACCCACCGCCATCGGCTGGATTGGCTCGATCACGCCGCCATCGCAGCCGATGACGGGCTGGACCGTTGAGCCGGGAACTGTGAAGGATGCCGGTGGCATCGCCCGGCGGCCGGCTATCAAGATCAGCTGTGCGTCGGATATGGACGATGTCGAGCGGGTGTGGGTGCAGGTTCGGCTGAAGGAGACCGGTGACGTCGTTTTTGACAGCGACAGCACCCGCTATGAGTTACCATTCTCCTGGCTGATCTCCGGCCAGTGGACTTTGCCGAACACGGATTATGAGGCGCGGGGACGCTATATTCCGAAATCGAACCGTGCGACGGATTGGTCGGCCTGGCTGACCGTCAAAACGCCGAACATCCTGATTTCGACGGTAGACATCCTCGACGATGCCATAACGGCGGCCAAAATCGCCGACGCGGCCGTGATCGCGTCGAAGATCATGGACGAAGCGGTCACGAACCTGAAACTTGCTGATGCGGCCGTTTCGACGGCGAAGTTGCAGGTTGCGGCGGTGACGGCGGAAGTCCTCGCCGATCAGGCCGTAATCGCAGCGAAGATCGCTGACGGTGCGATCAATACCGCCAAGTTCGCCGCCGGTCTCAAGCCGGTGGAAGTCGTCACGTCCTTGCCCACGACAGGCAATGTCGAGGGGCGGCAAGCCTATCTGACAACTGACGGCAAGCTCTATCGCTACCATAGCGGCGCATGGATCGCGACCGTCGACGCCGACGACATCGACGGGACGCTGGGCAACGCTCAGATCGAAAGCCTTGCGGCCAGCAAGATCACCGGCCAGCTGACGGACGCGCAGATCGCCGCTGTGGCTGCGGCGAAGGTGACGGGCACGCTTGTCTCGACCCAGATAGCGGATGCTGCAATCACCAACGCGAAGCTTGCCGCTCTTGCCGTAGACGCAGCCAAGCTTGCCGACGGATCGGTTATCGCGGCAAAGATTGCGGATGCGGCAGTAACGGCTAATAAGATTGCTTCTGCCACTATAGATGCGACCAAGTTCGTCAGTAGCATCAAGACTATTGAAATCGTGGCAACCCTACCCTCTACAGGTAACGTAGAAGGGCGCACCGTCTACCTGACGACCGATGACAAGATCTATCGCTATACGGGATCGGCGTGGATATCTTCCGTTCCCTCCACTGATATTACCGGGCAATTGACGGATGCTCAACTTGCGGCGATATCGGCGGCGAAGTTGACGGGACAGATCACCGGAACACAGATAACCGATGGCGCTATCTCTACGCCGAAACTGGCAGCGGGAGCTGTGACAGCTAATGAGATTGCCGCAGGGGCCATTATAGCAGGCAAGATCGCGGCTGGTACGGTAACGGCCACGGAAATCGCCTCCGGTTCAGTGACTACCGCGAAGCTTGCCGCAGGGGCTGTCACAGCGAATGAACTTGCTGCAAACTCTGTTGTCGCGGGGAAGCTTGCCGCAGGGGCAGTGACCGCGACACAGATTGCCGCAAGCGCAATTACAGCCGACAAGCTGGCGTCGAATTCTGTCACCACCGATGCTCTCGCGGTCGGATCGGGCAATAACCTGCTACAGAACGTCAACTTTATGTCAGGGCTTGATTGCTGGTTGGCTACAACCAGTGGCACGATCCCCGGCCAGACGTTTGCGATCCGTCCGGCAACGCAAACGTACGCAGGGCCGGGTCAGCCAACGCTGATGGTTTTCCAGAACAGCGCCCCTACCGGGAGTGGCTATTTCACAGACGTACATTGGGTTAACCCGGCTGCACCGCAATTTTCGGTGGATTTGCTGAAATATGGGGTTCCCTGCGTCCCCGGAGAGTCGTTCGAGGCGACTGCCTATCTGTCCGCGCATCGCTGCACCGCATCGATCCGTATCGAGTGGCGTAACGCCGCAGGTTCCGCAATCAGTAGCACAGTGGCGGCATCAAACGTCGGCATTCAGGGAGACAGCGCTGCTCCCGACAATTGGACCCGCTATCGCGCGGTTGGCGTTGCGCCGGCGGGGGCTGTTTGCGCCGCTATCCTAATTCGGAAGACGGAGACGGACACAGGCCAGACGAACAGCTACATGTTCGTCAATAAGCCGATGCTCTGCCGCATCCCGGCAGGGGCCACGGAGGTGACCCCTTGGAGCGATGGAAGCGTCGTCCTGATCACCAATGGCGGCATTGTCGCCAACGCTGTCACCGCTGACAAGATTGCCGCAGGCGCTATCACCGCAAACGCCATCGCGGCAAACTCGATTACCGCTACGCAGCTCATGCTGGCAGACTTCGAGAATATGATCCAAGACGGCAATTTCGAGCAAGGGCAATGGGCGACGATCTGGACAATCGGGGGTGGGACGGCACCCGCCAACTTCTATCTTTCCACCGCCGATAGTTTGACCGGAAAAAACAGTATGGTTCTCGACAGTATTACTGTCGGCGGACCCGCTGTGCAGAAAACTTTCACAAGTCTTGCGGCTATCCCGGTAGAGGCGGGGACAACTCTCGCATGGGAGATCGCCACCCGAACATCGGACGGTAGCTCCGCAACTGGCCTTTACTATCGTATATTTTGGTATGACAAGGACTTGGTAGCACTAACTACACCTGCGCAGACAGACGCGCTCAATAATAACCCGATCAACTCGACATGGACTGTGCAAAGCGGAAGGCTAAGCGTTCCCGCACTCGCGAAATATTGCCGAGTTCGTATCTACTTGAACACAGGCTCCACGACCCGCTACCTTATGATCGATCGCATTTCCTTGCGAAAAGCTGAAGCGGCAAACTTGATCGTTGACGGTTCTATCTCTGCGGTAGCAATCGCTGCGGGAGCGATTACGACTGCCAAGCTTGCGGCGGGAGCTATCACAGCCAGTACGATTGCGACGGACGCGGTTACCACAGCGGCGATATTGGCGGGTAGTGTCACGACGGCAAAGATTGCTACAGGTGCGATCACTGCGGGCACCATCGCCGCAGGGGCTGTTACGGCTGGAAAGCTTGCAGCGAATTCGGTGACCGCAGGAAACATTGCCGCCAATGCGGTCGTCGCAGGAACCATTGCCGCAGGCGCTATAACCGCAACTGAACTTGCCGCCAATAGTGTCACTGCACAGAAATTGGTTATTCAGGATTGGGAAAACCTGTTTCCCGATAACCAGATGCAGACAACCGCCGCATGGCCCGTACTAAGTAGTAATACCGTCATAAACCCAGCGACTGCGCAGGCATTTACTAGCAAAGGATCGATTGATTACACATACGCAGGGGGTTCGGGGTATGGCAATGCCGCCCAAGGTGGATTTTTTCCTGTCGTTATAGGTCAACAGTATTTTGCGTCTATGCAGGCTATACGCACCAGTGGAACGACGATGAATATCTGGTTGCGTGTCGGATGGTTCGACGAGGCGGGAACCAATCTGGTGGCTACACCGTATACGACGATTTTTACCGGGCAAACTGCGACAGCCGGTGTTCAATCGTTCTCGGCTGCTATGACCGCACCGGCAGGTGCCGTGCAAGCAAGGCTCTACATCTACATCCAGCTTAGCAACACTGATGGCAATATCTCGTTCGGTGGCGCTAGTTTCCTACGGCAGGCGAATGCCAATCTGATCGTTGACGGCGCGATCAGTGCCGTAAAGATTGCCGCCAACGCGGTTACCGCAGGCAAGATTGCCGCCAACGCGGTTACCGCAGGAACTATCGCAGCGGGCGCGGTCACCGCAACCACAATAGCGGCTGGCACGATCACCGGCGACAAGCTCGCGGCAAACACCATCGGTGCAAACCAGATCGCGGCCAATGCAATTACAGCCAAGAGCCTCGTGCTGACCGATTTCAGTAATATCGCGGACAATGGATGGCAGACCGGGGTTATTGACGGCTGGGTCACGCAAAACTTGCAGAACTTCTATTTCGATAGCAACAATGTCGCCTCTTCCGGCTATGTACTTCAATCCCTCGGGCGCGATTGCGGGAGGTCTAACCCTATTGCTGTCTCGCCCGGTGAGAGCTACGCGTTCGATGTTTGGGTCTTCAACACCGATGCTAACACAGCCAACGTCATTGCTATGACGTCCACACCGTCTGGCGTTAACAATTTTGCCTTTATTGCAAGCACGAGTACCAAGAATAACTGGGTTCGATTGCAAGCCAAATTCACCGTCCCTGCTGGTAATGTTATGCTTGCCATGTTGTTACAGGTGGACAGGACAGCGGGTACGGGAAGTTCTTGCTACTGGTCGAAACCGATCATGCGCCGCGCCGTCAGTGCGGAACTGATCGTTGACGGGGCTATTACTGCCAACGCGATTGCCGCGAATGCCATCACGGCGGGCATGATACAGGCGGGCGCGATCAGCACCGACAAGCTTACTGTCGGCGGCGTGACCTATAACAACATAGCGCTCGGCTCGGTTGGCAGATCGTTCGCGCGTGCGTTCAGCTCGGGGGCCATCGGTGCTTGGACGGATATCACGTCATGGACGGTCGATAACGCTAGTCCATCTGCGGTCATGACCAATTTTTCGATCACACTAGCAACCAACGGCGGCGGCAGCAGCAGCGGTAACACCGGGTATGTGCGGCTATATAATGTCACCGAGGGAACGATCGTATGGCAGTATGCGGTCTTTGCTTCCCAAGGTAATCAAAACCAAAACAGCGGGAATTACCTCGTTCAGGTCGAGCCACAACCGGCCTCGCCGCGCGTTTCGACCTACGTCATTCAAGCCACCTCAATCTCATCATGCTCTGGTGCGGTCTACCAGACATGGAGCTATCGCTAA
- a CDS encoding DUF6950 family protein: MIDDLVRVKNWRACFVAEIDRLKRTPFAWGSHDCGPGLAGNLVMAITGVDCAAQFRGEYSTAAGALKTMKAAGFDNLADLVATMLPEIHPSEAYIGDIVAIPHDGPFGYALGVVNGERVFVLRENGLGTVDLLDATRAFKVG, encoded by the coding sequence GTGATTGATGATCTTGTCAGGGTCAAGAACTGGCGGGCCTGTTTCGTCGCCGAGATCGACCGGCTGAAGCGCACGCCCTTTGCCTGGGGCAGCCATGATTGCGGGCCGGGACTGGCGGGCAATCTGGTGATGGCGATCACCGGCGTCGATTGCGCCGCGCAGTTTCGCGGCGAATATTCGACGGCCGCCGGCGCGCTGAAAACCATGAAGGCGGCGGGCTTCGACAATCTCGCCGATCTCGTCGCCACCATGCTGCCGGAGATCCATCCGAGCGAGGCCTATATCGGCGATATCGTCGCGATCCCGCATGACGGCCCCTTCGGCTATGCACTTGGCGTCGTCAATGGCGAGCGTGTCTTCGTGCTGCGCGAAAACGGTCTTGGCACGGTCGACCTCCTCGACGCCACCAGGGCCTTCAAAGTCGGCTGA
- a CDS encoding phage tail assembly chaperone — protein MRDANGETRRERNEAFELVSPEAEVPEAGHALWDWFWDLRSAQAPGFSGPAPLSHQEMLAWLQLTGNLLRREDIAVLKAMDGRYCQAVEEETEAIRAREAG, from the coding sequence GTGCGCGACGCAAACGGAGAGACCCGGCGCGAACGCAACGAGGCCTTCGAGCTTGTCAGCCCGGAGGCCGAGGTGCCGGAGGCCGGCCATGCGCTCTGGGACTGGTTCTGGGACCTCCGTTCGGCGCAGGCCCCCGGTTTTTCCGGCCCGGCGCCGCTCTCCCACCAGGAGATGCTGGCCTGGCTGCAACTGACCGGCAACCTCCTGCGCCGCGAGGACATCGCCGTGCTGAAGGCGATGGACGGGCGTTATTGCCAGGCGGTGGAGGAGGAAACGGAGGCGATCAGGGCGCGGGAGGCGGGGTAA
- a CDS encoding phage tail terminator-like protein: MATATDALILAALLDHLAALAFTPPLPVAQPGIAFPPAGESKPDNYLAVSFLPAQPRQVTLGDDPQQKRGLLQVSVYWKAGGGLIKPLDAAGLVIDHFNNKTLFASGVKITISGEPWAAGPIQEDDRVQIPVTVPYTAFEPER; encoded by the coding sequence ATGGCGACGGCAACGGACGCTCTCATTCTGGCGGCACTGCTGGACCATCTGGCGGCGCTGGCCTTTACCCCGCCACTGCCGGTGGCGCAGCCCGGCATCGCCTTTCCGCCCGCGGGGGAAAGTAAGCCGGATAATTATCTCGCCGTCAGCTTCCTACCCGCCCAGCCGCGGCAGGTGACGCTGGGCGACGATCCGCAGCAGAAGCGCGGGCTTTTGCAGGTTTCTGTCTATTGGAAGGCCGGCGGCGGGCTGATCAAGCCGCTCGATGCCGCCGGCCTGGTGATCGACCATTTCAACAACAAGACGCTGTTTGCCTCTGGCGTGAAGATCACGATCAGCGGCGAGCCGTGGGCCGCAGGCCCGATCCAAGAGGATGACCGGGTGCAAATACCGGTCACCGTTCCCTACACCGCCTTTGAACCGGAGAGATGA
- a CDS encoding HK97 gp10 family phage protein, producing the protein MASSDFSASVAAWAEKTKRRMEDVVQTSTRLLAETVIERTPNASGALVNSFQVSGSAMPVVNTGASSGDASSDSDAEAVNPASLGVPLGGMIYMGFTVPYAAEVEYGRDGEAGHGMVRRTAQEWRDIVERAVRETD; encoded by the coding sequence ATGGCCTCTTCCGATTTCTCCGCCTCTGTCGCTGCCTGGGCTGAAAAGACCAAGCGGCGGATGGAGGATGTGGTCCAGACGTCCACGCGACTGCTGGCCGAAACGGTCATCGAACGAACTCCGAATGCCAGCGGTGCGCTGGTGAATTCGTTTCAGGTTTCCGGCTCCGCGATGCCGGTTGTCAACACCGGAGCATCCTCCGGCGATGCTTCGAGTGATTCCGATGCCGAGGCGGTCAACCCGGCAAGCCTCGGGGTGCCACTTGGCGGCATGATCTATATGGGCTTTACCGTGCCCTATGCGGCCGAGGTCGAATATGGCCGCGATGGCGAGGCAGGGCACGGCATGGTGCGCCGCACCGCGCAGGAATGGCGCGACATTGTCGAGCGGGCCGTCCGCGAGACGGACTGA
- a CDS encoding DnaT-like ssDNA-binding protein, with amino-acid sequence MPAAFYGTLDAADLYFADRGNVTWAAAGENDRTAALVRGSQVVDGLYEPRFPGLRAGGYEQPLSWPRRAAVTANGEAVPDDVVPLPVIYAAYEVAVVELADPGSLTPVVTAAQTVKREKVGPLETEYAVASSLDDSITAARPVLTMLDGLLYPFLRPVLPGILVV; translated from the coding sequence ATGCCCGCAGCTTTCTATGGCACGCTCGATGCTGCCGATCTCTATTTTGCCGATCGAGGCAATGTGACCTGGGCCGCGGCTGGTGAAAATGATCGCACGGCTGCGCTGGTGCGCGGGTCGCAAGTCGTGGATGGCCTTTATGAGCCGCGTTTTCCAGGTCTTCGTGCTGGCGGCTATGAGCAGCCACTGTCCTGGCCACGCAGGGCGGCTGTGACGGCGAACGGCGAGGCTGTCCCCGACGACGTCGTGCCGCTGCCGGTGATTTATGCTGCCTATGAGGTTGCCGTGGTCGAACTTGCTGATCCCGGCAGCCTGACGCCCGTGGTCACAGCGGCACAGACCGTCAAGCGCGAGAAGGTCGGGCCGCTGGAGACGGAATATGCCGTCGCCAGTTCGCTCGACGACAGCATCACTGCCGCAAGGCCTGTACTGACCATGCTCGACGGTTTGCTTTATCCCTTCCTACGTCCGGTTCTGCCGGGCATTCTGGTGGTGTGA